In the uncultured Methanobacterium sp. genome, one interval contains:
- a CDS encoding NAD(P)H-hydrate dehydratase — protein MNPKDMMVADANSEAMGIPRTSLMENAGSCLARRIINNRNPCKVTIFAGNGGNGGDGFVAARYLINHGFEVEVFFLSDPALIKSSETRMNWEVLEQMSKGTNPLALNIINDSSYLHKTDAEVIVDALLGTGVRGNLREPISTAVDIINQSEGFTVAVDVPTGVDPGSGMVADKAVKADVTVTFHKVKVGLNIASVDYVGSIEVCDIGIPKEAELFTGPGDLLRIEKRDQKSHKGQNGKVLIIGGSKEYSGAPALAAMSSIAAGSDLAVVACPQQLSSVIRSYSPDLIVHGLSNDFINPKDTEELIKLSEKFDSVVLGCGIGREEETALAVNDLAVEIEKPMVIDADALKMLGPGVLPRRIYETVITPHAGEFREFSGITPPQDLQDKIKVVGEVSRESETTVVLKGSVDIIAGNDKLKMNSTGNPGMSVGGTGDCLAGLIGALLAQGQNAFEAAFLGAYINGKAGDIAAEEYGYNFSATDLLRYIPRCF, from the coding sequence ATGAATCCTAAGGATATGATGGTTGCAGATGCCAACTCTGAGGCCATGGGCATTCCAAGAACCTCTCTCATGGAAAACGCTGGAAGCTGCCTTGCCAGAAGAATTATCAATAACAGGAACCCTTGTAAAGTGACAATATTTGCTGGAAATGGTGGAAATGGTGGTGATGGATTTGTAGCTGCTAGATATCTCATAAACCATGGTTTTGAAGTTGAGGTGTTCTTTTTATCTGATCCGGCCCTCATCAAATCATCAGAAACCCGGATGAACTGGGAGGTTCTGGAACAGATGAGTAAAGGAACCAATCCACTCGCACTTAACATCATCAATGACTCTTCTTATCTTCACAAAACTGATGCAGAAGTGATAGTCGATGCTCTTCTAGGCACGGGTGTCCGGGGAAATCTCCGTGAACCCATATCTACTGCAGTGGATATAATCAACCAGTCCGAAGGATTCACTGTAGCAGTGGATGTTCCTACGGGTGTTGATCCAGGTTCAGGAATGGTTGCTGATAAGGCGGTTAAGGCTGATGTAACGGTGACTTTTCATAAAGTGAAGGTAGGATTGAACATTGCCAGTGTGGATTATGTTGGAAGTATTGAAGTTTGTGATATTGGAATCCCTAAAGAAGCAGAATTATTCACCGGACCGGGAGATCTACTGCGTATTGAAAAAAGGGATCAAAAATCTCACAAGGGCCAAAATGGAAAAGTACTGATAATTGGGGGAAGTAAAGAGTATTCGGGTGCACCAGCTCTAGCTGCAATGTCATCAATTGCTGCAGGTTCAGATTTGGCGGTTGTAGCCTGTCCACAACAGTTATCATCGGTTATCAGATCTTACTCTCCTGATTTGATTGTCCATGGGTTATCAAATGATTTTATTAATCCCAAAGACACTGAGGAGTTGATTAAACTCTCAGAAAAGTTTGATTCAGTAGTACTGGGTTGTGGAATAGGGAGAGAAGAGGAAACCGCTCTGGCAGTTAATGATCTGGCAGTTGAAATTGAAAAACCAATGGTAATAGATGCTGATGCCCTGAAAATGTTGGGACCAGGGGTCTTACCCCGTAGAATCTATGAAACTGTGATCACACCCCATGCCGGAGAGTTTCGTGAATTTTCAGGCATAACTCCTCCTCAAGATCTGCAGGATAAAATTAAGGTGGTTGGTGAGGTTTCAAGAGAGTCTGAAACCACGGTAGTTTTAAAGGGATCAGTGGATATCATAGCCGGTAATGATAAACTTAAAATGAACAGTACTGGGAATCCCGGAATGAGTGTAGGTGGAACTGGGGATTGTCTGGCTGGTTTAATAGGTGCGCTACTTGCTCAGGGTCAAAATGCATTTGAAGCAGCCTTTTTAGGGGCGTACATTAATGGAAAGGCAGGGGATATAGCAGCAGAAGAATATGGTTATAATTTTTCTGCTACAGATCTTTTAAGATACATTCCCCGATGTTTTTAA
- a CDS encoding TetR/AcrR family transcriptional regulator has protein sequence MAITNRRNRQKDKRRNEIINAAETLFFSKGYENVSLDEIARKVDLGRSTLYLYFENKEELFFAIVLRGTVILYSFIEEETQNVETGVEKLAAFRKAYYEFAKNYPDYLKSYNYFLSGRFDISNINNNEHKIGQIEHSKYYLEYKKLIEDNNSLANFPIPKFTTGEYIKEILTLRSDMLNILCNAIKQGINEGNIRSDVNPVEATALLTLIANSLDNMPPDLNNLLESQNISQDQFLMDVGDFIGYMVSSKVSKKLE, from the coding sequence ATGGCAATCACCAATAGAAGGAATCGCCAAAAAGATAAAAGACGTAACGAAATAATCAACGCCGCCGAGACTCTTTTTTTCTCCAAAGGTTATGAAAACGTTTCCTTGGATGAAATCGCCAGAAAAGTTGACTTAGGAAGATCCACTCTTTACCTATACTTTGAGAATAAAGAAGAACTATTTTTCGCCATTGTACTTCGAGGAACTGTTATTTTATATTCATTTATTGAAGAAGAAACGCAGAACGTAGAAACAGGTGTTGAAAAACTTGCTGCCTTCAGAAAAGCCTATTACGAGTTTGCAAAAAACTACCCTGACTATTTGAAGAGTTATAATTATTTTCTCTCTGGAAGATTTGACATCTCCAACATAAACAATAATGAACATAAAATTGGACAGATTGAGCACAGTAAATACTATTTAGAGTATAAAAAACTCATCGAGGACAATAATAGTTTAGCTAATTTTCCAATACCTAAATTCACCACAGGAGAGTACATTAAAGAAATCCTAACTTTACGAAGCGACATGTTAAATATACTCTGTAACGCCATTAAACAGGGAATAAATGAAGGAAACATCCGTTCAGATGTTAATCCAGTTGAAGCAACTGCACTCCTGACACTAATAGCCAATAGTCTGGATAATATGCCACCTGACTTGAATAATTTGCTTGAAAGCCAGAATATCAGTCAGGATCAATTTTTAATGGATGTTGGAGACTTTATAGGCTATATGGTTAGTAGTAAAGTTAGTAAAAAGCTAGAATGA
- a CDS encoding DUF2284 domain-containing protein codes for MPKNDNYRVLEKFALDLGVASAKIIPAEKVVVEDRVRLKCMVCPYYGKNLKCPPYTPNIEEFKRMLNDYTTAMIVKLKPPEISGKIAKYEQIKGEKSRLWNHDLNNLSPTIWADISNIYKTMLTDLLEIERTAFNQGYAFAIAFFGGKCLLCENCDLDNGCQNALMARFSAEAMGINVLKTAENVGMELKFPSEGNRTPITPIALLLID; via the coding sequence ATGCCAAAAAATGATAATTACAGGGTTTTAGAAAAATTTGCTCTGGATTTAGGGGTTGCCTCTGCAAAGATCATCCCTGCTGAAAAAGTAGTAGTTGAAGATAGAGTACGCCTCAAGTGCATGGTCTGTCCTTACTATGGGAAGAACCTGAAATGTCCCCCCTACACTCCAAACATAGAGGAATTCAAGAGGATGTTGAATGATTACACTACCGCCATGATTGTTAAGCTCAAACCTCCTGAAATATCCGGAAAAATAGCAAAATATGAGCAAATAAAAGGAGAAAAATCTCGGCTGTGGAATCATGACTTAAACAATTTATCACCCACAATATGGGCAGATATATCCAATATTTATAAAACCATGTTAACTGATTTACTGGAAATCGAAAGAACCGCCTTCAATCAGGGATATGCCTTTGCTATAGCATTTTTTGGTGGAAAGTGCCTGTTATGTGAAAATTGTGATCTGGATAATGGTTGCCAGAACGCGTTGATGGCACGTTTTTCAGCTGAAGCCATGGGCATCAATGTGTTAAAAACAGCAGAAAATGTGGGAATGGAACTTAAGTTTCCAAGTGAGGGTAATCGAACCCCAATAACTCCAATTGCCTTATTACTAATAGATTAA
- a CDS encoding MBL fold metallo-hydrolase, giving the protein MIGGILITETKLISVDRVEITAVVDNYVDIFLAQNTNIDRRPAFSANDVCIAEHGLACVIKVFKGSTEHAILMDFGISSKSLLHNSKALNIDLEKIDSVVLSHGHFDHIGGIIEFMEHVNGLPLILHPDAFLERRLNNPIVGPVDLPKLEVTSLKTAGAEIIKSKGPSLIASDLIMVTGEVERETPFEKGFPWAEAKINGEWAIDPLNDDQGIIINLKNKGLIVISGCAHAGIINTINYSKKIAQNDNVHAVLGGFHLTGPLFESIIPPTIEEMKKINPDYVVPMHCTGWDAINQFKTEMPDQVILNSVGTTYIFE; this is encoded by the coding sequence ATGATTGGAGGCATTTTAATAACTGAAACAAAATTAATATCTGTGGATAGAGTAGAAATAACTGCTGTGGTTGACAATTATGTTGATATTTTTTTAGCCCAGAACACTAATATAGATCGGAGACCTGCATTTTCTGCTAATGATGTATGTATTGCTGAGCATGGACTGGCATGTGTCATTAAAGTTTTTAAAGGTTCCACTGAGCATGCAATACTTATGGATTTCGGAATATCATCTAAATCATTATTACACAATTCAAAGGCTTTAAATATTGATTTGGAAAAGATTGATTCGGTTGTTTTAAGTCACGGGCACTTTGATCATATAGGTGGTATTATTGAGTTTATGGAACACGTTAATGGGCTTCCACTCATACTTCACCCTGATGCCTTTTTGGAACGTCGTTTAAATAATCCCATTGTGGGTCCTGTTGACCTGCCTAAACTTGAAGTTACCTCTTTGAAAACAGCTGGAGCTGAAATTATTAAATCGAAAGGCCCTTCTTTGATAGCTTCTGATTTAATAATGGTCACAGGAGAAGTGGAACGAGAAACTCCGTTTGAAAAAGGTTTTCCATGGGCTGAAGCTAAAATTAATGGTGAATGGGCAATAGATCCACTCAATGACGATCAGGGAATTATTATAAATCTTAAAAACAAAGGGCTGATTGTTATAAGTGGCTGTGCACATGCTGGAATTATAAATACAATAAACTATTCCAAAAAAATTGCCCAAAATGATAATGTTCACGCTGTTTTAGGTGGTTTTCACCTCACTGGCCCTTTATTTGAATCAATAATTCCGCCAACAATAGAAGAAATGAAAAAAATAAATCCGGATTATGTTGTGCCAATGCACTGCACTGGATGGGACGCTATTAACCAATTTAAAACAGAAATGCCAGATCAGGTTATCCTGAATAGTGTAGGGACAACTTACATATTCGAATAA
- a CDS encoding DUF2284 domain-containing protein, whose protein sequence is MLIDNNEIKKFDFLIKKALELGAADSKIISVDNVHVEKRVTLKCQVGCVGYGKKLTCPPYVPTADEFREILNEYRYALLLKFKSPAKADHETVCSIYKNWLDPTVEVDLKVKAEEFWSDYFKHSMDIHRKMLELEKEAFNNGYTFALAFVNGSCRLCKSCNLKNGICIHPNLARIPEHAVGINMKKTATEAGIELKFPFVDHPEPMTIMLID, encoded by the coding sequence ATGTTAATTGATAACAATGAGATTAAAAAATTCGATTTTTTAATAAAAAAAGCTCTAGAATTGGGGGCTGCTGATAGTAAGATAATATCGGTTGATAATGTTCATGTAGAAAAGAGAGTAACCTTAAAATGTCAAGTGGGATGTGTAGGATATGGGAAAAAGTTAACTTGCCCTCCATACGTTCCAACAGCAGACGAATTTCGCGAAATTTTAAATGAATATAGATATGCCCTTCTTTTGAAGTTTAAATCACCTGCAAAGGCGGATCATGAAACCGTATGTTCCATATACAAAAATTGGCTTGATCCTACGGTTGAAGTGGATTTGAAAGTTAAAGCAGAAGAATTCTGGTCGGATTACTTTAAGCACAGTATGGATATTCATCGAAAAATGCTTGAGCTAGAGAAAGAAGCATTCAATAATGGTTACACTTTTGCATTAGCATTTGTCAATGGTTCATGTAGATTATGTAAATCCTGCAACTTGAAAAACGGGATATGCATCCACCCGAATTTAGCCCGTATTCCAGAGCATGCAGTGGGCATTAACATGAAAAAAACTGCTACAGAAGCAGGAATAGAATTGAAGTTCCCCTTTGTAGATCATCCCGAACCAATGACCATTATGTTAATTGATTGA
- a CDS encoding class I SAM-dependent methyltransferase: MEKNQIKANREGPSQMAEGIAMQRFAESSKGEDERICYDRYAVHFIRPEVIEFGKKHPEEAKELIENTERLFPGLSSSIMARVRYFDDFVKKSIEDGTEQLVILGAGYDTRAYRIEELKENMNIFEMDHPNTQGYKIEKIKEIFGSTPENVVYVPVDFEKEKIGEKLIENGFISSKKTLFILEGLVMYIPPESVAEIFLFITENSAKGSTVIFDYYPQSVIDGTSKLQIGQNIRNHLIKIGEPLQFGIKEEEIENFLKEFGFSSIENVTSEDYKKAYFQGKNKNRDVCELLYFAHAVI, from the coding sequence ATGGAAAAAAATCAAATTAAGGCCAATAGAGAAGGACCCAGTCAAATGGCAGAAGGCATTGCCATGCAGAGATTTGCAGAGTCATCCAAGGGAGAAGATGAACGTATCTGTTACGATCGGTATGCTGTGCATTTTATCAGGCCAGAAGTAATAGAATTTGGAAAAAAACATCCAGAAGAAGCAAAAGAACTTATTGAAAATACTGAACGCCTTTTTCCAGGATTAAGTAGCTCAATAATGGCCAGAGTTAGATATTTCGATGATTTCGTCAAAAAATCGATAGAAGATGGCACAGAACAGTTAGTCATACTTGGTGCGGGCTATGATACACGAGCCTATCGAATTGAAGAATTAAAAGAGAATATGAATATCTTTGAAATGGATCACCCCAACACTCAGGGTTATAAAATAGAAAAAATCAAGGAGATATTTGGTTCTACTCCCGAAAATGTGGTTTATGTGCCAGTAGATTTTGAAAAGGAGAAAATTGGCGAAAAATTAATTGAAAATGGATTTATTAGTTCAAAAAAGACCCTTTTTATATTAGAAGGTCTGGTTATGTACATCCCTCCAGAATCTGTTGCTGAAATATTTTTATTCATAACAGAAAATTCAGCCAAAGGAAGTACGGTTATTTTTGATTATTATCCCCAATCAGTGATTGATGGGACCTCTAAGCTTCAAATAGGGCAAAATATCAGGAATCATCTGATAAAAATAGGAGAACCATTACAATTTGGAATCAAAGAAGAAGAGATTGAAAATTTCCTTAAGGAATTTGGATTTTCCAGTATCGAGAATGTTACCAGTGAAGACTATAAAAAAGCATATTTCCAAGGTAAAAATAAAAACAGAGATGTATGTGAGCTTTTATACTTTGCCCATGCAGTGATTTAA
- a CDS encoding MoxR family ATPase, with translation MSEIVLDTDYVEKVLGENSYVPDDTIVNVVFLALSLKKPILIEGPPGTGKTELSKALSRAFMRDFFRVQCYEGITFEQIVGEWNYQKQLLHLEMSKINNNQPDNVEDDVFQEDFFIKRPLLSAFMNDESSVILIDEIDKADEEVESFLLQALGEKQITVNDLGTFDLKNDLLVILTSNSQRQLLDETKDRCLYLYIDYPSFEREVEIVKTHLPDASPHLVEDVVKAMQKIRRMNLTKIPSIRATVDWIKGVIMFDRNELDQDSLKKTISVVIKNEEDREKVLESFYK, from the coding sequence ATGAGTGAGATTGTTTTGGATACAGATTATGTGGAAAAAGTCTTGGGAGAAAATAGTTACGTTCCAGATGATACCATTGTTAACGTGGTGTTTCTGGCATTATCACTTAAAAAACCCATTTTAATTGAAGGCCCCCCAGGGACAGGTAAAACTGAACTTTCCAAGGCTTTGTCCAGGGCATTTATGAGGGATTTTTTCAGGGTGCAATGTTACGAAGGAATAACCTTTGAACAGATCGTAGGCGAATGGAACTACCAAAAACAATTACTGCATCTTGAAATGTCAAAAATCAATAATAACCAGCCCGATAATGTGGAGGATGATGTTTTCCAGGAAGATTTTTTCATTAAAAGACCACTTCTTTCTGCATTCATGAACGATGAATCCTCGGTTATTTTGATTGATGAGATTGATAAAGCTGATGAAGAGGTGGAAAGTTTCCTGCTGCAGGCACTGGGGGAAAAGCAGATCACAGTGAATGATCTGGGGACCTTTGATCTTAAAAATGATCTTCTGGTGATTCTGACCTCCAACTCCCAGAGGCAGCTACTGGATGAGACCAAAGATCGTTGCCTCTACCTTTATATTGATTATCCCTCCTTCGAAAGAGAGGTGGAAATCGTGAAGACTCATTTACCTGATGCTTCTCCCCATTTAGTGGAAGATGTGGTTAAGGCTATGCAGAAGATCCGGAGGATGAACCTCACAAAAATACCATCCATTCGGGCCACTGTGGACTGGATTAAAGGCGTGATCATGTTTGATAGGAATGAACTGGACCAGGATTCCCTTAAAAAAACCATCAGTGTGGTTATAAAAAATGAAGAAGACCGGGAAAAAGTTTTGGAATCATTCTATAAGTGA
- a CDS encoding VWA domain-containing protein produces the protein MKEDLIRFSGILRENGIPASLRCTMSAYDALPLIKEGNGDLKEALASIYLKDQNKRKKFDTIYESFFEGKGNIPKRDIAIQEDSENKIKSMKYVAALDSDQSFHTKTKYIPFAHTMEHIKDSLDDEIKLDYIENTLGGSSNENSKNKADSSSFTNNLTDLNSLQPELIDLCQKLGKKIATKRVRRYKQSKKQKPDIRRTIRKNMKHGGTMLELVKSKPHIKKHNHYFLNDVSISCDWISLWFFCMVYASQHSFSNLRAFEFDNKTAEISSALQEDEVINAFLKVLEIRKQKRMIHGKSNMFTAFEGFLNQTNLNNKSYVMILSDCRDWAGPKHENQSMKTDFLTKYRRKPLSADLIQEMSRNSKRVLILNPEPKAKWNVADSCVSYYEDAGAECFEVRDLEQLADLISEI, from the coding sequence ATGAAAGAAGATCTCATTAGATTCTCAGGAATTCTCAGGGAAAATGGAATTCCTGCCAGTTTAAGATGCACTATGAGTGCTTATGATGCCCTTCCATTAATTAAAGAGGGTAATGGAGATTTAAAAGAAGCACTTGCATCCATCTATCTAAAAGACCAGAACAAAAGGAAGAAATTCGATACGATATATGAATCATTCTTTGAGGGGAAGGGAAATATTCCCAAGAGAGATATCGCCATTCAGGAGGATTCTGAAAATAAAATAAAATCCATGAAATACGTTGCAGCCTTAGACTCGGATCAATCTTTCCACACCAAAACCAAGTACATCCCATTTGCACACACCATGGAACACATCAAAGATAGTCTTGATGATGAAATAAAGTTAGACTACATCGAAAATACCCTGGGAGGAAGCAGCAATGAGAATTCCAAAAATAAGGCAGATTCTAGTTCATTTACAAATAATTTAACTGATTTAAATTCACTTCAACCGGAATTAATAGATTTATGCCAGAAACTGGGTAAAAAAATTGCCACCAAGAGGGTCAGACGATATAAACAATCTAAAAAACAAAAACCAGATATTCGCAGGACAATCCGGAAAAATATGAAACACGGTGGAACCATGCTGGAGCTGGTGAAAAGCAAACCCCATATAAAAAAGCACAACCACTACTTTTTAAATGATGTTAGCATCTCCTGCGACTGGATCAGTCTTTGGTTCTTCTGCATGGTTTACGCTTCCCAGCATTCTTTCAGCAATCTAAGGGCCTTTGAATTTGACAATAAAACCGCTGAAATATCAAGTGCCCTCCAGGAAGATGAAGTGATTAATGCTTTTCTCAAAGTTCTGGAGATCAGGAAGCAAAAACGGATGATCCATGGCAAATCCAACATGTTCACTGCATTTGAAGGTTTTCTCAACCAAACCAATTTGAACAACAAATCGTATGTTATGATTTTAAGTGACTGCCGAGACTGGGCTGGGCCAAAACATGAAAATCAATCCATGAAAACTGATTTTTTAACAAAGTACAGGCGTAAACCTTTAAGTGCGGATCTCATTCAAGAAATGTCACGAAACTCAAAAAGAGTTTTAATACTAAATCCTGAACCGAAAGCAAAATGGAATGTGGCTGATAGTTGTGTTTCATATTATGAAGATGCTGGGGCAGAGTGCTTTGAGGTTCGTGATTTGGAGCAGTTGGCGGATTTAATTAGTGAAATTTAA